The Brachyspira aalborgi genome has a segment encoding these proteins:
- a CDS encoding transketolase — MSSVEELEKKAKACRQILLKMVYESKSVAHVGGSLSAMDMAVAVYDRYINFKDKNRARFVLSKGHVVVMQYAILAELGIIPMEELTTLKKIGTRLQGHPDINKIPETEMNTGLLGQGLAVAMGMAYARKLSNNDNKIFALCGDAELHEGQIWETVQQSAHFKLDNLVAIIDNNGLSSHDPVNKVIDLGSLEDKFKSFNWNTITVKDGNNMKEVVEALDKLDKLSGKPVAIIMKTVKGKGVSTLENNPDCHSLTIGDKDFEQAKKDLDIK, encoded by the coding sequence ATGAGTTCAGTAGAAGAGCTTGAAAAAAAAGCTAAAGCATGCAGACAGATACTTTTGAAAATGGTTTACGAATCAAAAAGCGTAGCTCATGTCGGAGGCTCTTTGTCTGCTATGGATATGGCGGTTGCCGTTTACGACAGATATATAAATTTTAAAGACAAAAATAGAGCGCGTTTTGTTTTGTCAAAAGGGCATGTAGTCGTTATGCAATACGCTATACTTGCCGAACTTGGAATAATTCCTATGGAAGAATTAACCACTCTTAAAAAAATAGGAACTCGTTTGCAAGGACATCCCGATATTAATAAAATTCCCGAAACCGAAATGAATACGGGACTTTTAGGACAAGGACTCGCCGTTGCTATGGGAATGGCTTATGCAAGAAAATTATCAAATAACGATAATAAAATATTCGCTTTATGCGGAGACGCGGAATTGCATGAAGGACAAATTTGGGAAACCGTTCAACAATCGGCTCATTTCAAATTGGATAATCTTGTCGCTATTATAGACAATAACGGACTCTCTTCTCATGACCCCGTGAATAAAGTTATAGATTTGGGTTCTTTGGAAGATAAATTCAAAAGTTTTAATTGGAATACGATAACCGTTAAAGACGGAAATAATATGAAAGAAGTTGTCGAGGCTTTGGATAAATTGGATAAATTAAGCGGAAAACCCGTAGCGATAATAATGAAAACCGTTAAAGGAAAAGGCGTTTCCACTTTAGAAAATAATCCTGATTGCCATTCTTTGACAATCGGCGATAAAGATTTTGAACAAGCTAAAAAAGATTTGGATATAAAATAA
- the yedE gene encoding YedE family putative selenium transporter translates to MKKSFFTSSTGIILSGAIIGALAAFLSVKGNPANMGICIACFTRDLAGALGLHRAAAVQYIRPEIIGIVIGATISSVLSKEFVSKGGSSPAIRFFLGFFAMIGALVFLGCPWRTLLRIAGGDINGIFGLIGIIIGGGIGVFFWKQNYSLGASKNYNNKFVGLLPIIISLILLALLLSKIKFSENGAIFFSESGPGSMKAPIIISLIVSIIIGFIAQKSRFCTVGGVRDGIFMKDFHMTKGVIAFIVAAIIVNIATSRFHISMENQPIAHTNILWNIVSMILTGLAFTLGAGCPGRQLIQSAEGNMDSLIFILGMLVGAGFSHNFNLASSTAGPTIYGIYAVIIGLIFCIIIGFTMKETNN, encoded by the coding sequence ATGAAGAAAAGTTTTTTCACAAGTTCTACGGGCATTATATTGTCGGGAGCGATTATAGGAGCTTTAGCCGCTTTTTTGTCCGTAAAAGGAAATCCCGCAAATATGGGAATATGCATAGCATGTTTTACAAGAGATTTGGCGGGAGCTTTGGGATTGCATAGAGCGGCGGCTGTGCAATATATAAGACCCGAAATTATTGGTATCGTTATCGGCGCTACAATATCGTCCGTTTTGTCGAAAGAGTTTGTTTCTAAAGGCGGAAGCTCTCCAGCGATAAGATTCTTTTTAGGTTTCTTCGCTATGATTGGAGCTTTGGTTTTCTTGGGTTGTCCTTGGAGAACGCTTTTAAGAATTGCTGGCGGAGATATTAACGGAATATTCGGGCTTATAGGAATAATAATCGGCGGAGGAATTGGAGTTTTCTTTTGGAAACAAAATTATTCTTTGGGAGCGTCAAAAAATTATAATAATAAATTTGTAGGATTGCTTCCCATTATAATTTCTTTGATTCTTTTAGCGTTATTATTAAGCAAAATAAAATTTTCTGAAAACGGAGCTATATTCTTTTCGGAATCTGGACCTGGAAGCATGAAAGCGCCTATAATAATATCTTTAATAGTTTCTATTATAATAGGTTTCATAGCTCAAAAATCTAGATTCTGCACAGTCGGAGGAGTAAGAGACGGAATATTTATGAAAGATTTTCACATGACTAAAGGAGTTATCGCTTTTATAGTGGCTGCGATTATAGTCAATATAGCGACAAGCCGATTTCATATTTCTATGGAAAATCAGCCTATAGCTCATACGAATATTTTATGGAATATAGTTTCTATGATATTAACGGGACTTGCATTCACTTTAGGAGCTGGTTGTCCTGGAAGACAATTAATACAATCTGCAGAAGGCAATATGGATAGTCTAATTTTTATTTTGGGAATGCTTGTTGGCGCTGGATTTTCTCATAATTTTAATTTGGCAAGCTCGACTGCGGGTCCTACAATATACGGAATATATGCCGTTATAATCGGTTTAATATTCTGCATTATTATTGGGTTTACGATGAAAGAAACTAATAATTGA
- a CDS encoding aspartate 1-decarboxylase: MMREVIKSKIHRLTVTRTDLNYKDSITIDEELMEKSDIMEGDKVSVININNDNRFEAIVIKGIRKTGIIGINGDLVNYAKIDDILVILSYCYIPEEKIENHKTKIVFVNIHNMAID; this comes from the coding sequence ATGATGCGAGAAGTCATAAAATCGAAGATACATAGATTAACCGTAACGAGAACGGATTTAAACTATAAGGATTCTATTACAATAGACGAAGAGCTTATGGAAAAATCCGACATAATGGAAGGAGATAAAGTATCGGTTATAAATATTAATAATGATAATAGATTTGAGGCAATAGTTATAAAAGGAATTAGAAAAACGGGAATAATTGGAATAAACGGCGATTTAGTTAACTATGCCAAAATAGACGATATATTGGTAATACTATCATATTGTTATATACCCGAAGAGAAAATAGAAAATCATAAAACAAAGATAGTATTCGTTAATATTCATAATATGGCTATAGATTAA
- a CDS encoding sulfurtransferase TusA family protein yields the protein MPEIIKVDTRGMSCSQASFQAKLVAINNTELNTVIEVLVSGHSSCESVIRGCLKYGYEGSFENMENEDILVRLIKTY from the coding sequence ATGCCTGAAATCATTAAAGTCGATACTAGAGGAATGTCATGCTCTCAAGCTTCATTTCAAGCTAAATTAGTCGCAATAAATAATACAGAATTAAATACAGTTATAGAGGTTTTGGTTAGCGGACATTCAAGTTGCGAAAGCGTTATTCGAGGATGCTTAAAATACGGTTATGAAGGAAGCTTTGAAAATATGGAAAACGAAGATATTTTGGTTAGACTTATAAAAACTTATTAA
- a CDS encoding acyl-CoA dehydratase activase-related protein: MKKIYKAGIDIGSTTAKMVVYDEFDNIIFKTYVRHNADVKETLLSILGNLQSIHGDLNLSLAMTGTAGMGISERTGISFVQEVIASSTAIRKIYPYGRTLIDIGGEDAKIIVFDDNFKADIRMNGNCAGGTGAFIDQMATLLNVHPSELSTLSEEATSIYPMASRCGVFAKTDVQTLISRDIPKSDIAKSIFQAVAVQTVNTLAKGFEIKPKILFTGGPLTFLPDLRMTFLTLLNATEDDMYTIEHPELTAAIGAAFGEKEDKTIISVSAFTKLVQNISAEVKITNSKHREALFSSEEEYNNWFEEHAKDKVKSADVKTVNGKNTFLGIDSGSTTTKIVIIDEEGKVVLRHYRNNNGNPVGAVVEGLTEIKKELEEKNININIARTSVTGYGEDLIKAAFNMDEGIVETMAHYRGAKAFDEKVSFILDIGGQDMKAIFIKDGIIENIEINEACSSGCGSFIETFARGMGYKVADFADIACESVSPCDLGSRCTVFMNSKVKQSLREGSSVADISAGLAKSVTLNCFTKVLKITDTSILGDNIVVQGGTFKNSAVLRSVEKFLNRKVIRPDISELMGAYGCALLSLDTFKVKNEKTTFIGLDNLQEANDYERRQLTCKGCENLCTVTRLKFKDSKSFYTGNKCERIFSNKGNKERKYGMDITQKKLSLLFERPLAPATDKIKGVIGIPRVLNMYQNFPFWATILTECGYRVQLSSPSSMSIAEKGSGTVMSDNICFPAKIANGHIYDLIESGVDRIFYPSVVLEKSEEDGSVNSYNCPVVTGYPDVIDSSISPLTKFGIPFDAPIISFLNEDLLYKGCKAYFVNILAIDKKDFDKAFKKALKEQVRVKEELKKEGEKIIKYAKETQTPTILIVSRPYHIDPLINHKIPETIASFGINVLTEDGLDIDQSLADVQVLTQWSYPNKMFKAALWAAAQKDLKLEVIQINSFGCGPDATTSDEIKSILNSYGKNPTLIKVDEISSPGSIRLRIRSMIESMKMKGNFVYREKPERTYIKRYEKNEKRKILVPKFGYFYDPMILTLLERSGYETISLPDPDIESVELGLRYANQDICYPATIVIGDIIRAVQSGKYDTDKIAAGISQTGGQCRASNYASLIKRGLINAGYPDVPVVTVGLTVINDQPGFELSKMDMMKEGIVAMPYADAISTMYYYTAVRETKKGEALALANKYIALHPKDFSLKATDKLLKQAVVEFNAIETKDLYLPKAGLVGEIYVKYNNFANGDVCDWLMAKGVEVIVPPVFDFFVQKVISEQVNKEKHAREVSFLGYYGSKLSEKLIDARIDSINQIMSKFKGFRPAHHIRHIAENASKIISLTNQFGEAWLLPGEIATFAEEGVNNVLCLQPFGCIANHIIARGIETRLKTRYPDLNLLYLDMDAGASEVNTINRLEFFVRSAKDSISDKTVVLYDEKEEYFEERGFIKMGI; the protein is encoded by the coding sequence ATGAAAAAGATATATAAAGCTGGAATAGATATTGGTTCGACTACGGCAAAAATGGTTGTTTATGACGAGTTCGACAATATTATATTTAAAACTTATGTTAGACATAATGCCGATGTAAAGGAAACTTTATTATCGATTCTTGGAAATTTGCAAAGCATACATGGAGATTTAAATTTATCGCTTGCTATGACGGGAACTGCTGGAATGGGAATAAGCGAAAGAACGGGAATAAGTTTCGTTCAAGAGGTTATAGCTTCTTCAACGGCAATTAGAAAAATTTATCCTTACGGAAGAACTTTAATAGATATAGGCGGAGAAGACGCTAAAATTATAGTATTTGACGATAATTTCAAAGCGGATATAAGAATGAATGGGAATTGCGCGGGAGGAACGGGAGCTTTTATAGACCAAATGGCTACTCTTTTAAATGTTCATCCTTCCGAACTTTCAACTTTATCGGAAGAAGCGACTTCAATTTATCCTATGGCGAGCAGATGCGGAGTATTTGCAAAAACAGATGTTCAAACTTTAATAAGCAGAGATATTCCAAAATCCGATATTGCAAAAAGCATATTTCAAGCTGTCGCCGTTCAAACTGTCAATACTCTTGCAAAAGGTTTTGAAATTAAACCGAAAATACTTTTTACGGGAGGACCTTTAACATTCTTGCCCGATTTGAGGATGACATTTTTAACTCTTTTAAATGCCACAGAAGACGATATGTATACGATTGAGCATCCCGAACTTACGGCGGCTATAGGAGCGGCTTTTGGAGAAAAAGAAGATAAAACTATAATATCCGTTTCGGCTTTTACAAAATTGGTTCAAAATATTTCCGCTGAAGTAAAAATAACAAATTCAAAACATAGAGAAGCTTTATTTTCAAGCGAAGAAGAATATAATAATTGGTTTGAAGAACATGCGAAAGATAAAGTTAAATCCGCCGATGTAAAAACGGTTAATGGAAAAAATACTTTTTTAGGAATAGATTCTGGCTCAACGACTACAAAAATAGTTATAATAGACGAAGAGGGAAAAGTAGTTTTAAGACATTATAGAAATAATAACGGAAATCCTGTAGGTGCTGTTGTGGAAGGATTAACCGAAATAAAAAAGGAACTTGAAGAAAAAAATATTAATATAAATATCGCTCGAACTTCTGTGACAGGATACGGAGAAGATTTAATAAAAGCGGCTTTCAATATGGATGAAGGAATTGTCGAAACTATGGCTCATTATAGAGGAGCGAAAGCGTTTGACGAAAAAGTAAGCTTTATACTCGATATTGGCGGGCAGGATATGAAAGCTATATTTATTAAAGACGGAATAATAGAAAATATAGAAATAAACGAAGCTTGTTCTTCGGGTTGCGGTTCTTTTATAGAAACTTTTGCGCGAGGAATGGGTTATAAAGTTGCAGATTTTGCCGATATTGCTTGCGAAAGCGTTAGTCCATGCGATTTGGGAAGCAGATGCACGGTATTTATGAATAGCAAAGTTAAACAATCATTAAGAGAAGGCTCTTCAGTCGCGGATATTTCGGCAGGACTTGCAAAAAGCGTCACTTTAAATTGTTTTACTAAAGTATTGAAAATTACCGACACTTCAATTTTGGGAGATAATATAGTCGTTCAAGGCGGAACTTTCAAAAATTCGGCAGTTCTTCGTTCGGTTGAAAAATTCTTAAATAGAAAAGTAATTCGTCCCGATATATCGGAATTAATGGGAGCTTACGGTTGCGCTTTGCTCTCTTTAGACACTTTCAAAGTTAAAAATGAAAAAACTACTTTTATAGGTTTAGATAATTTACAGGAAGCAAACGATTATGAAAGAAGACAATTAACTTGTAAAGGTTGTGAAAATCTATGCACGGTTACAAGATTAAAATTTAAAGATTCAAAATCTTTCTACACGGGAAATAAATGCGAAAGAATATTTTCAAATAAAGGAAATAAAGAAAGAAAATACGGAATGGATATTACGCAAAAAAAACTTTCTCTTCTTTTTGAAAGACCTTTAGCGCCAGCGACTGACAAAATAAAGGGCGTTATAGGAATTCCAAGAGTTTTAAATATGTATCAAAATTTTCCTTTTTGGGCTACGATACTTACAGAATGCGGTTATAGAGTTCAATTATCCTCGCCTTCAAGTATGTCAATTGCAGAAAAAGGTTCGGGAACGGTTATGAGCGATAATATATGTTTTCCTGCAAAAATAGCAAACGGACATATTTACGATTTAATAGAATCGGGAGTCGATAGAATATTTTATCCTTCCGTAGTTTTGGAAAAAAGCGAAGAGGATGGAAGCGTTAATAGTTATAACTGTCCCGTTGTGACAGGTTATCCCGATGTTATAGATAGTTCTATAAGTCCGCTAACAAAATTCGGCATTCCTTTTGACGCTCCAATAATAAGTTTTTTAAATGAAGATTTATTATATAAAGGATGCAAAGCCTATTTCGTTAATATTTTGGCAATAGATAAAAAAGATTTTGACAAAGCGTTTAAAAAGGCTTTAAAAGAGCAAGTTAGAGTAAAAGAAGAATTGAAAAAAGAAGGCGAAAAAATAATAAAATATGCTAAAGAGACTCAAACTCCGACAATTCTTATAGTAAGTCGTCCTTATCATATAGACCCTTTAATAAATCATAAAATACCCGAAACTATAGCGTCTTTCGGAATAAATGTTTTGACTGAAGACGGTTTAGATATAGACCAATCTCTTGCCGATGTTCAAGTTTTAACTCAATGGTCTTATCCTAATAAAATGTTTAAGGCTGCTTTATGGGCGGCGGCTCAAAAAGACTTAAAACTTGAAGTAATTCAAATAAATAGTTTTGGTTGCGGACCAGATGCCACTACTTCGGACGAGATAAAATCAATATTAAATTCTTATGGTAAAAATCCAACTTTAATTAAAGTAGATGAAATATCAAGTCCAGGAAGTATAAGATTAAGAATTCGCTCTATGATAGAAAGCATGAAAATGAAAGGCAATTTTGTTTATAGAGAAAAACCAGAAAGAACATATATTAAAAGATACGAAAAGAATGAAAAAAGAAAAATACTCGTTCCTAAATTCGGTTATTTTTACGACCCAATGATTCTAACTTTGCTTGAAAGGAGCGGTTATGAAACGATATCTTTGCCTGACCCAGATATTGAATCTGTAGAATTGGGATTAAGATATGCAAATCAGGATATTTGTTATCCCGCTACAATAGTTATAGGCGATATAATAAGAGCGGTTCAAAGCGGAAAATATGATACGGATAAAATTGCGGCGGGAATTTCTCAAACGGGAGGACAATGCCGAGCAAGTAATTACGCTTCTTTAATAAAAAGAGGATTGATAAACGCGGGCTATCCAGATGTTCCAGTAGTAACGGTTGGTTTGACGGTTATAAACGACCAGCCTGGATTCGAGCTTTCAAAAATGGATATGATGAAAGAGGGAATTGTCGCTATGCCTTATGCGGACGCTATTTCTACAATGTATTATTACACGGCGGTTAGAGAGACAAAAAAAGGAGAGGCTTTAGCTTTGGCAAATAAATATATAGCCTTGCATCCAAAAGATTTTTCTCTTAAAGCTACCGATAAATTATTAAAGCAAGCCGTTGTAGAGTTTAACGCTATTGAAACTAAAGATTTATATTTGCCTAAAGCTGGATTAGTCGGCGAGATATATGTTAAATACAATAATTTTGCCAACGGAGATGTTTGCGATTGGCTTATGGCTAAAGGAGTGGAAGTTATAGTTCCGCCTGTATTCGATTTCTTCGTTCAAAAAGTTATAAGCGAGCAGGTAAATAAAGAAAAACATGCGAGAGAAGTTTCGTTTTTAGGTTATTACGGTTCTAAATTATCCGAAAAACTTATTGACGCGAGAATAGACTCTATAAATCAAATTATGTCAAAATTTAAAGGTTTTCGTCCCGCTCATCATATAAGACATATAGCCGAAAACGCTTCAAAAATTATTTCTTTGACGAATCAATTTGGCGAGGCTTGGCTTTTGCCAGGAGAGATAGCGACTTTTGCCGAAGAAGGCGTTAATAATGTGCTTTGTTTACAGCCTTTCGGTTGTATTGCAAATCATATTATAGCGAGAGGAATTGAAACGAGATTAAAAACGAGATATCCCGATTTGAATCTTCTTTATTTGGATATGGACGCTGGAGCAAGCGAAGTAAATACGATTAACAGATTGGAATTTTTCGTTCGTTCGGCTAAAGATTCTATAAGCGACAAAACCGTAGTTTTATACGATGAAAAAGAAGAATATTTTGAAGAACGCGGTTTTATTAAAATGGGAATATAG
- a CDS encoding transketolase family protein — MIKIEKSSAPRVVIGKHLTSLIEKNNKIIVIDNDLGTSTSSADVEKTFPKNFLELGIGEQSSLSAATGLALEGMFPVYVNFAIFASGTIWTQIRQAAYAKANLKIIATHPGLDAGPDGASHQATQDMALMRCIPNMNVILPLDENDVKSAISYALNNKGLYYVRVAREPVPIIYNSPEEANFDIKNKELYSTGDDVALFFDGSSFEQAIASVNLLEENNIKYRLIHVRSLKPLDADNIIEWAKKVKCVITLENHSVIGGLGSAVAEVLSAHKDVAPLRIVGCKDSFTESGKSTELKLKYGVSAQNVFEKVKEVLK, encoded by the coding sequence ATGATAAAAATAGAAAAAAGCTCAGCTCCGAGAGTAGTAATCGGAAAGCATTTAACAAGTTTAATTGAAAAAAATAATAAAATAATAGTAATAGACAATGATTTGGGAACTTCAACTTCTTCTGCGGATGTTGAAAAAACTTTTCCTAAAAACTTTTTGGAATTGGGAATTGGCGAGCAAAGTTCTTTAAGCGCTGCAACAGGTTTGGCTTTGGAAGGAATGTTTCCCGTTTATGTTAATTTTGCAATATTTGCAAGCGGAACTATTTGGACGCAAATAAGGCAAGCGGCTTACGCGAAAGCGAATCTTAAAATAATAGCCACTCACCCTGGACTTGACGCGGGACCAGACGGAGCGAGTCATCAGGCTACGCAGGATATGGCTTTAATGAGATGCATTCCAAATATGAATGTCATTTTGCCTTTGGACGAAAACGATGTTAAATCGGCAATCAGCTACGCTTTGAATAATAAGGGGCTTTATTATGTTAGAGTGGCGAGAGAACCTGTTCCTATAATTTATAATTCGCCCGAAGAAGCAAATTTCGACATAAAAAATAAAGAATTATATTCTACGGGAGATGATGTCGCTTTATTTTTTGACGGCTCTTCTTTCGAGCAAGCTATAGCGTCCGTCAATTTACTTGAAGAAAATAATATAAAATATCGTTTAATTCATGTTCGCTCTTTAAAACCTTTGGATGCAGACAATATTATAGAATGGGCTAAAAAAGTTAAATGCGTTATAACTTTAGAAAATCATAGCGTTATTGGAGGATTGGGAAGCGCCGTTGCGGAAGTTTTATCCGCTCATAAAGATGTCGCTCCTTTAAGAATAGTAGGCTGTAAAGATTCTTTCACAGAATCGGGAAAATCTACCGAACTTAAATTAAAATACGGAGTTTCTGCTCAAAATGTATTTGAAAAAGTTAAAGAGGTTTTGAAATAA